The following coding sequences are from one Dreissena polymorpha isolate Duluth1 chromosome 8, UMN_Dpol_1.0, whole genome shotgun sequence window:
- the LOC127840878 gene encoding histamine H2 receptor-like: MDLRSAWVGNIMLKENQSTCTNNGTFLDTGKPGHVCILACLVLLIVLTIAFNLSVLIKINSDKRHKKNTRFLLSSLACVDTCVGIIIMPLQTAILYYDVPVAASFGLRFCDVLNSLDVTFSSISIFHLTLLTWERYVAICNPFEYAFICSKKRLALAYVLGWVTVLTCSFGTIMPGYQLIGAEVHECQEVQPKCQLIGGLYVVVSFSMVTLVFPIVFIVCFNLKVLYYVRKTRSEQNALREPGERINKIRHARVTVTIAILNGCFLFCWLPFTVVNVTDAVKGLMVPVIVSTISLWLGYANSAMNPFLVLLLEGKNCIRRK; this comes from the coding sequence ATGGATTTGCGATCAGCTTGGGTTGGTAACATCATGCTGAAGGAAAACCAATCTACATGTACGAATAATGGAACTTTTTTGGATACCGGCAAACCGGGTCATGTTTGTATCCTGGCTTGTTTGGTGttgttaattgttttaacaatCGCATTTAACCTGTCGGtacttattaaaataaacagtGACAAACGCCACAAGAAAAACACTCGATTTCTACTGTCGTCATTGGCATGCGTTGATACGTGCGTCGGTATAATCATCATGCCCTTACAAACTGCGATCCTGTATTATGATGTACCGGTAGCTGCAAGTTTTGGATTACGTTTTTGTGACGTTTTAAACAGCTTGGACGTCACCTTTTCGTCCATTTCTATTTTCCATCTGACGTTGCTTACGTGGGAACGTTACGTCGCCATCTGTAATCCTTTTGAGTATGCGTTTATCTGCAGCAAGAAACGTTTGGCACTTGCATATGTACTCGGCTGGGTAACCGTGCTCACTTGTTCCTTTGGCACCATCATGCCAGGCTATCAGTTAATAGGTGCGGAGGTGCATGAGTGCCAAGAGGTTCAACCAAAGTGTCAACTTATTGGCGGACTATATGTTGTTGTTAGTTTCTCAATGGTAACGTTGGTGTTTcctattgtttttattgtttgctttAATCTTAAAGTGCTGTATTATGTTCGCAAAACACGAAGTGAGCAGAACGCCTTGAGAGAGCCTGGTGAAAGGATTAACAAGATCCGCCATGCCCGTGTAACAGTCACAATTGCGATATTAAATGGATGTTTCCTGTTCTGTTGGTTGCCGTTTACAGTGGTTAACGTCACAGATGCCGTAAAAGGTCTGATGGTTCCGGTCATTGTGTCCACGATTAGCCTATGGCTGGGCTATGCGAATTCAGCAATGAATCCGTTCCTAGTTTTGCTCCTTGAAGGAAAGAACTGTATAAGAAGGAAGTAG